Proteins from a single region of Gambusia affinis linkage group LG12, SWU_Gaff_1.0, whole genome shotgun sequence:
- the LOC122841654 gene encoding tripartite motif-containing protein 16-like has translation MAQGIQLEREKFCCSLCTNLLRDPVTIPCGHNFCMICINRRLDKEAQSGIYNCPQCSEIYISRPTLVKNNIIALVVEQLTKSEVQPEVPDIYRDTESIDVACDFCTEMKVKAVKSCLQCMASYCATHLQPHNEVPPLRKHRLVEPTASLEESICPVHQEVMKVFCQTDQRCICYLCSKDSHKGHNKVSMSAERTERQKELRVVRQKMQLRIVEKKKDVRTIQQEEYAVSHAADSALRTTEVVFTELIKVIEKKLSLMKEKINSQQSIELGLFRKVRYKVEEEILELNRKDIELDKLSRTEDHAHFLLKYPSLSRLSISREQPSIGIHRQRNFDQVPATVLEARTRLHKVLDEECEKILLAVTSSTALPDMPEKKPEEKIRKPRVDFYNTVGISKPAQRQTTTQFMQAKLLQNLDSNTPFSYIKPKLPDPSGNLRLPRQKSEDLPSSEYFTDKKAEPTRNVFPDRGHENPDVIPPIDRLDVLPISPIRGNENVLKTRANFLEYACKVTLNPDTAFPKLLLTKENRKVTFVSEEQDYPNHPDRFIYTWQVLSQQSLTGRCYLEVERTGKGVMVAMAYKGISRAGTFSDCMFGQNGTSWGLDCFKNSCEFRHNKNKTPIPGTWSSRVGVYLDYKAGILAFYSVSETMTLLHRVETRFTEPLYVGLWLSDGATAEICKLV, from the coding sequence ATGGCTCAAGGGATTCAACTGGAGCGAGAGAAATTCTGCTGCTCTCTCTGCACCAATCTACTCAGGGATCCAGTGACCATACCTTGTGGTCACAACTTCTGCATGATCTGCATCAACAGACGTTTGGACAAAGAAGCACAGTCAGGCATCTACAACTGCCCTCAATGCAGTGAGATCTACATATCGAGGCCTACCTTggtaaaaaacaacattatagCACTTGTAGTCGAACAACTGACGAAGAGTGAAGTCCAACCTGAGGTTCCAGATATATACCGCGATACTGAATCTATAGACGTGGCTTGTGATTTTTGCACTGAGATGAAGGTGAAAGCCGTAAAGTCCTGCCTGCAATGTATGGCTTCCTACTGCGCCACACATCTCCAGCCTCACAATGAGGTGCCTCCTTTAAGGAAACACAGGTTGGTGGAACCAACTGCAAGTCTTGAGGAGAGCATCTGTCCTGTGCATCAAGAAGTGATGAAGGTGTTCTGCCAGACCGATCAACGGTGCATCTGTTATCTCTGCTCCAAGGACAGCCACAAAGGCCACAACAAAGTCTCCATGTCTGCTGAACGGACGGAGAGGCAGAAGGAGCTTCGGGTGGTTCGGCAAAAGATGCAGCTGAGGATCgtagagaagaagaaagatgtGAGGACTATTCAACAGGAGGAATATGCAGTAAGTCATGCTGCTGATAGTGCACTGCGTACTACTGAAGTGGTTTTTACAGAACTCATTAAGGTAATAGAGAAAAAACTCTCTCTGATGAAGGAAAAGATAAATTCTCAACAGAGCATTGAACTGGGTCTCTTCAGAAAAGTTCGGTATaaggtggaggaggagattCTGGAGTTGAACAGGAAAGATATTGAACTGGACAAACTGTCCCGCACAGAAGACCATGCTCATTTTCTGCTGAAGTATCCATCGTTGTCTCGTCTGAGTATATCTAGAGAACAGCCAAGCATCGGGATCCACCGCCAGCGAAACTTTGACCAAGTTCCTGCCACTGTTTTAGAGGCCAGAACGAGACTGCACAAGGTTCTCGATGAAGAATGTGAAAAGATTCTGCTTGCAGTTACTAGCTCTACGGCTTTGCCTGATATGCCTGAAAAAAAGCCTGAAGAGAAGATCAGGAAGCCCAGAGTTGATTTCTATAATACTGTAGGAATTTCCAAACCAGCACAAAGACAGACCACCACTCAGTTTATGCAAGCCAAACTCTTGCAGAACCTTGATAGTAACACTCCTTTCAGCTATATAAAACCCAAACTTCCTGACCCCAGTGGTAATTTAAGACTTCCCAGACAAAAGTCTGAAGACTTACCCAGCAGTGAATACTTCACTGACAAAAAGGCTGAACCAACCAGAAACGTCTTCCCTGACAGGGGACATGAAAATCCAGATGTTATACCACCAATTGATAGACTTGATGTTTTACCTATCAGTCCTATAAGAGGCAacgaaaatgttttaaaaactagagCAAACTTTCTAGAATATGCCTGCAAGGTCACACTGAATCCAGACACTGCATTCCCCAAACTGTTGCTAACTAAGGAGAACAGAAAAGTAACATTTGTAAGCGAAGAACAGGATTACCCCAACCACCCAGACAGGTTTATTTACACCTGGCAGGTCCTGAGTCAGCAGAGCCTTACTGGCCGCTGCTACCTGGAAGTGGAGAGGACTGGGAAAGGAGTCATGGTGGCGATGGCTTACAAAGGCATCAGCAGAGCCGGGACCTTTAGCGACTGCATGTTTGGACAGAACGGCACCTCTTGGGGTCTTGATTGTTTTAAGAACAGTTGCGAATTCAGACACAACAAGAACAAAACTCCCATCCCAGGCACATGGTCCTCCAGAGTGGGAGTGTACCTGGATTATAAAGCAGGTATTCTGGCTTTCTACTCTGTCTCTGAAACTATGACGCTCCTCCACAGAGTCGAGACCAGATTCACCGAGCCGCTCTACGTTGGACTCTGGCTGTCAGATGGAGCAACTGCTGAGATCTGCAAACTAGTGTAG